Proteins encoded together in one Ferroglobus placidus DSM 10642 window:
- the sucC gene encoding ADP-forming succinate--CoA ligase subunit beta, with amino-acid sequence MRLHEYQAKQIFAKYGIKIPKGKLATTVEEVRKIAEELGGKVVLKSQILVGGRGKAGGIKLANSVEEAVEIAKDLFGKVIKGHRVEKIYVEEQLNIQREMYVGLTLDRAEKGIALIVSSVGGMDIEEIAAKHPEKIARITINPLYGLWDFQIREVLYKSGMPKELHKEITGIIKALYKILIDHEAELTEINPLVLTDKGLFAADARLNVDDNALYRHPELKELRDYTEVDQIERIAEEKGLNYVKLDGNIGVIANGAGMSMSTMDLIYLEGGKPANFLDIGGGASSEVVKEAIKTILMDKNVKVIFMNIFGGITRCDEVAKGLVKAFQEIVIPVPIVLRLAGTNEEEGRRIIEEFLEREKKNIIVVETMEEGAKKAVELAR; translated from the coding sequence ATGAGGCTGCACGAATATCAGGCTAAACAGATTTTTGCTAAATACGGAATAAAAATTCCTAAGGGTAAACTTGCTACCACCGTCGAAGAGGTAAGAAAGATTGCCGAAGAACTTGGAGGAAAAGTCGTTCTCAAATCCCAAATCCTCGTCGGAGGAAGAGGAAAAGCCGGAGGAATAAAGCTGGCTAACAGCGTTGAAGAGGCTGTTGAAATAGCGAAGGATCTTTTTGGAAAAGTTATCAAGGGTCACAGAGTTGAGAAAATATACGTGGAGGAGCAGCTAAACATTCAGAGGGAGATGTACGTAGGCTTAACTTTAGATAGAGCTGAGAAGGGTATAGCTCTGATAGTCAGCAGCGTTGGAGGAATGGACATAGAAGAGATAGCGGCGAAACACCCGGAGAAGATAGCGAGGATAACGATAAACCCCCTCTACGGACTCTGGGACTTCCAGATAAGGGAAGTGCTTTACAAATCGGGAATGCCCAAGGAGCTTCATAAGGAAATCACCGGAATAATAAAAGCCCTCTACAAGATTCTGATCGACCACGAGGCTGAGCTTACCGAAATTAACCCGCTCGTTCTCACGGACAAGGGTCTTTTCGCTGCCGACGCAAGGTTAAACGTTGACGATAACGCCCTCTACAGGCATCCAGAGCTTAAGGAGCTGAGAGACTACACCGAGGTCGATCAGATCGAGAGGATAGCTGAGGAGAAGGGATTGAACTACGTCAAGCTCGACGGAAACATTGGTGTTATAGCAAACGGAGCCGGAATGAGCATGTCAACGATGGATCTGATTTACTTGGAAGGAGGAAAGCCGGCAAACTTCTTAGACATCGGAGGGGGAGCGAGCAGCGAAGTCGTGAAGGAAGCGATAAAGACAATTCTGATGGATAAAAACGTGAAAGTGATATTCATGAACATCTTCGGAGGTATAACGAGGTGCGACGAAGTTGCGAAAGGACTTGTTAAAGCTTTTCAAGAAATAGTAATTCCAGTTCCCATCGTTTTGAGATTGGCTGGGACTAACGAGGAAGAGGGAAGGAGGATAATCGAAGAGTTTCTTGAGAGGGAGAAAAAGAACATAATAGTTGTCGAAACTATGGAAGAGGGTGCGAAAAAAGCTGTTGAATTAGCGAGGTGA
- the sucD gene encoding succinate--CoA ligase subunit alpha: MAIIIDENTKAIVQGITGSQGRFHTERMLAYGTKIVAGVTPGKGGSEVLGVPVFDRVSEAVEKTGANASVIFVPAPFATDAIFEAVEAGVEVVVCITEGIPVYDELKAYKRVKEAGVILIGPNCPGVISVGKSHLGIMPTQIFKEGNVGIVSRSGTLTYQIAYNLTRLGIGQSTVVGIGGDRIVGMSFVEILEMFEEDDQTDLVVLIGEIGGTDEEEAAKFIEKKMSKPVVGYIAGITAPPGKRMGHAGAIIEGGRGTAESKIKALEEVGVEVGRTPMEVAEIVKRKLEDKV, encoded by the coding sequence GTGGCGATAATTATTGATGAGAATACGAAAGCGATCGTTCAAGGAATTACCGGCTCCCAAGGAAGATTTCACACGGAAAGAATGCTTGCCTACGGCACGAAAATAGTTGCCGGAGTCACTCCAGGAAAGGGAGGAAGCGAGGTTCTCGGCGTTCCAGTTTTCGATAGGGTTAGCGAGGCTGTTGAGAAAACCGGAGCAAACGCGAGCGTCATTTTCGTTCCGGCTCCCTTTGCCACAGATGCAATATTCGAAGCCGTCGAGGCTGGAGTTGAGGTAGTCGTTTGCATAACGGAAGGAATTCCGGTTTACGACGAGCTTAAAGCTTATAAAAGAGTTAAAGAGGCCGGAGTAATTTTAATCGGTCCGAACTGCCCCGGAGTTATCAGCGTTGGGAAGTCCCACCTCGGAATTATGCCGACGCAGATTTTCAAGGAGGGTAACGTGGGAATCGTTTCGAGGAGCGGAACGCTCACGTATCAGATAGCCTACAACCTCACAAGGCTCGGAATAGGGCAGAGCACGGTAGTGGGAATAGGAGGAGACAGAATCGTCGGAATGAGTTTCGTGGAAATTTTGGAGATGTTCGAAGAGGACGATCAGACTGATCTCGTCGTTTTAATTGGAGAAATCGGAGGGACTGACGAAGAGGAGGCTGCGAAGTTTATAGAAAAGAAAATGAGCAAGCCGGTCGTTGGTTACATAGCAGGAATAACTGCTCCGCCAGGAAAAAGAATGGGACATGCCGGAGCGATAATAGAGGGTGGAAGAGGAACTGCTGAGTCGAAGATAAAGGCTTTGGAAGAGGTAGGAGTTGAAGTCGGCAGAACACCGATGGAAGTTGCTGAGATCGTGAAGAGAAAGCTGGAGGATAAAGTATGA
- a CDS encoding succinate dehydrogenase/fumarate reductase flavoprotein subunit yields MRVQHDIVIVGAGLAGLRAAIAAAEKNKNLSIAIISKTYPIRCHSVCAEGGTAAVLREDEGDSFDLHAWDTVKGSDFLADQDAVEFFVREIPREILLLDNWGCPWSRREDGKIAQRAFGGQSFNRTVFAKDRTGLHEVHTLYERSLMYPNIVRYDEYFLTNLIIEDNEIRGVTAIELKTGDLILFEAKAVILATGGAGRLYGFTTYSHQVTGDGMAIAYRCGIPLKDMEFFQFHPTGLVPSGILISEAARGEGGYLRNKFGERFMEKYAPERMELAPRDVVARAMWKEIIEGRGFESEHGAYIALDLTHLGEEKIEERLPLIREAAKKFVGIDPVEEPLPVRPVAHYTMGGIHTNMWTETPVKGLFAAGEVACVSIHGANRLGSNSTAECLVFGRVAGEKAAEYAMRKDLKHVSNEIYKEEEKRIYDEFLGKSGDESPYQIKKELNEVMDKCFWIFRTGEEMKEGIKKIRELKERYKNVEIVDKKRRFNTDLIYAFEVGFMLDLAEVVAVCAYARTESRGAHYRLDYPNRDDENWLKHSLAYYTPQGPKLEYIPVKITKWKPVERKY; encoded by the coding sequence ATGAGAGTTCAGCACGACATAGTAATTGTTGGAGCGGGACTTGCTGGTTTAAGAGCCGCAATAGCTGCGGCTGAGAAAAATAAAAATTTGAGCATAGCAATAATCTCAAAAACGTATCCCATAAGATGTCACTCCGTTTGCGCTGAAGGTGGGACTGCGGCAGTTTTAAGGGAAGATGAGGGAGATAGCTTCGACTTGCACGCATGGGATACTGTAAAAGGCTCCGATTTTTTAGCCGATCAGGATGCGGTGGAATTCTTTGTCAGGGAAATTCCGAGGGAAATTCTCCTCCTTGACAACTGGGGATGTCCTTGGAGCAGGAGGGAGGACGGAAAAATAGCTCAGAGAGCTTTTGGCGGGCAGAGTTTCAACAGAACAGTCTTTGCTAAAGACAGAACTGGATTGCACGAAGTTCACACCCTTTACGAAAGAAGCTTGATGTATCCGAACATAGTAAGATACGACGAGTACTTTCTGACAAATCTGATAATAGAAGATAACGAGATTAGAGGTGTAACGGCAATAGAGCTCAAAACGGGAGATTTAATTCTCTTCGAGGCTAAAGCGGTTATCCTCGCCACGGGAGGAGCTGGAAGGCTTTACGGCTTCACGACCTACAGCCACCAAGTAACCGGAGACGGTATGGCTATAGCATACAGATGCGGAATTCCGCTGAAGGATATGGAATTCTTCCAGTTCCACCCAACCGGATTGGTTCCTTCAGGCATTCTTATCAGCGAAGCAGCGAGAGGAGAGGGAGGATACCTCAGAAATAAGTTCGGAGAGAGGTTCATGGAAAAGTACGCTCCGGAGAGAATGGAGCTCGCTCCAAGGGATGTCGTGGCAAGAGCTATGTGGAAGGAGATAATCGAAGGGAGGGGATTCGAGAGCGAGCACGGAGCATACATCGCTTTAGATTTGACGCACTTAGGAGAGGAGAAAATAGAGGAGAGGCTTCCTTTAATAAGAGAGGCGGCAAAAAAGTTCGTCGGAATAGATCCGGTGGAAGAGCCCCTTCCAGTTAGACCGGTCGCTCACTATACGATGGGAGGAATCCACACGAACATGTGGACGGAGACGCCGGTAAAGGGACTTTTCGCTGCCGGAGAAGTTGCATGCGTTAGCATCCACGGAGCGAACAGACTCGGAAGCAACTCCACAGCGGAGTGCTTGGTTTTCGGAAGGGTGGCTGGGGAGAAAGCAGCTGAATACGCGATGAGGAAAGATTTGAAGCACGTAAGCAACGAAATATACAAGGAGGAGGAGAAGAGAATTTACGACGAGTTTTTAGGAAAAAGCGGAGACGAAAGTCCTTACCAAATAAAGAAGGAGCTAAACGAAGTTATGGACAAATGCTTCTGGATATTCAGAACCGGAGAAGAGATGAAGGAGGGAATTAAAAAGATAAGAGAGCTTAAGGAGAGGTACAAGAACGTTGAGATAGTCGACAAGAAAAGAAGATTTAACACCGATCTTATTTACGCTTTCGAAGTAGGGTTCATGCTCGATTTAGCTGAAGTCGTAGCAGTGTGTGCCTACGCGAGAACCGAAAGTAGAGGAGCTCACTACCGCTTGGATTACCCGAATAGAGACGATGAGAACTGGTTAAAGCACAGCTTAGCATATTACACACCTCAGGGACCGAAGCTTGAGTACATTCCCGTGAAGATAACGAAGTGGAAGCCAGTAGAGAGGAAGTACTGA
- a CDS encoding succinate dehydrogenase iron-sulfur subunit, with protein sequence MLFRIKRFDGEKEYWSEYEVEVRKGMTVLDALFYIRENLDGSLAFRVSCRMGVCGSCAMKINHKPRLACETQIADLKSDVIVIEPLDNYKVIKDLIVDFDGFFKKHAKVKPYLIRKVENYEKPVELIQTPKQLDSYYQFALCIKCGACYSVCPASATRKDYLGPAAFASAYRFIKDSRDEGKEERIPEVACDGGVWRCHFAAECSEVCPKNVDPAKAVQKLRWEAVKHSIRSLLRW encoded by the coding sequence ATGCTTTTTAGAATAAAAAGATTCGACGGAGAGAAGGAGTACTGGAGCGAGTACGAAGTGGAAGTAAGGAAAGGTATGACCGTTCTCGACGCTCTTTTCTACATAAGGGAAAATCTCGACGGAAGCTTAGCTTTCAGAGTTTCTTGCAGGATGGGTGTTTGCGGGAGCTGCGCTATGAAGATTAACCACAAGCCGAGGTTGGCTTGCGAAACCCAAATAGCTGATTTAAAATCTGACGTTATCGTTATCGAACCCCTCGACAATTACAAGGTTATAAAAGACCTCATCGTCGATTTCGACGGCTTCTTTAAGAAGCACGCTAAGGTTAAGCCTTATCTGATAAGAAAAGTTGAGAATTACGAAAAGCCAGTTGAGTTAATCCAAACCCCCAAACAGCTGGACAGCTACTATCAATTCGCCCTCTGCATAAAGTGCGGTGCTTGCTACTCAGTCTGCCCGGCTTCAGCTACGAGAAAAGACTACCTCGGTCCGGCAGCTTTCGCTTCGGCGTACCGCTTTATAAAGGACAGCAGAGATGAAGGAAAAGAAGAGAGGATTCCCGAGGTTGCTTGCGATGGTGGAGTGTGGAGGTGTCATTTTGCCGCTGAGTGCAGCGAAGTTTGTCCGAAAAACGTTGATCCGGCTAAAGCCGTGCAAAAGTTAAGGTGGGAAGCGGTTAAGCACAGCATTAGGAGTTTGCTGAGGTGGTAG
- a CDS encoding succinate dehydrogenase subunit C (SdhC) — MILDWFKVKGRSLSGVSFSLHRITGMVLLIYLVLHLTFLTSLRYGKDVYESLIEKTVQPATLPLDMLLVLATFYHAFNGMRVILHEFGLAVELRKALIYVTYALTIIFWIYASYVMYKFVVG; from the coding sequence ATGATTCTGGACTGGTTTAAGGTTAAAGGTAGAAGTTTGAGCGGAGTATCATTCTCTTTACACAGAATAACGGGAATGGTCCTTCTAATTTACCTCGTTCTTCACCTAACGTTTCTCACCTCGTTAAGATACGGGAAAGACGTTTACGAGTCGCTTATAGAAAAGACGGTACAACCAGCCACGCTACCATTGGACATGCTCTTAGTTCTCGCCACGTTTTACCATGCTTTTAACGGAATGAGAGTAATTCTGCACGAGTTCGGGTTAGCTGTTGAGCTTAGGAAAGCTCTGATTTACGTAACCTACGCACTGACGATCATATTCTGGATTTACGCAAGTTACGTGATGTACAAATTCGTTGTGGGGTGA
- the sdhC gene encoding succinate dehydrogenase, cytochrome b556 subunit yields the protein MEARTKNVLEPLAFLFQLITGILLFVFVIYHLYVTHLAEHDALSYEKVVERLANPSFKVAYFVFLAVVSFHAFNGLRAIILDTDFGARNKRAVDVLCFALFVIATAYGSLLLISF from the coding sequence GTGGAGGCAAGAACGAAAAACGTTCTCGAGCCATTAGCATTTCTCTTCCAGCTAATAACAGGAATTTTACTTTTCGTCTTCGTCATCTACCACCTCTACGTGACGCACTTAGCAGAGCATGACGCTTTGAGTTACGAAAAGGTAGTTGAAAGACTTGCAAATCCAAGCTTTAAAGTCGCCTACTTCGTCTTCCTCGCTGTTGTAAGCTTTCATGCATTCAACGGCTTGAGAGCCATAATTCTCGACACAGACTTTGGAGCGAGAAACAAGAGAGCAGTGGACGTTCTATGCTTCGCTCTTTTCGTTATTGCCACAGCCTACGGCTCGTTGCTTTTGATATCTTTTTAG
- a CDS encoding radical SAM protein: MKYSTHCTCCEGIDERIANPKHHPTYEITWKCNLNCVYCYSRIAVERKKAPLPGYYGETENVKGITISQYGEPLVAGVNEVVRIAKELKDMFDARLDLQTNGTLIKEKEVRELEKVFDLVMISLDVFDREKYVKITGKDHFNDVVNAIKLCKDSSMKTIVRSIHMPGINDEDLIKLAEFVSKHDLELFVQPLSVYEEEPLLELGLDMERVESIYDFIKTVEKLEEVADVRIPGCFISNFKRISKVFGEEFVKNIRRNAKGRSPEMKRERKFVL, encoded by the coding sequence ATGAAGTATTCAACTCACTGCACTTGCTGCGAGGGAATCGATGAGAGGATAGCCAATCCCAAACACCATCCGACCTACGAGATAACTTGGAAGTGCAACCTAAACTGCGTTTACTGCTATTCGAGAATAGCGGTCGAGAGAAAGAAAGCCCCCCTCCCGGGGTATTACGGAGAGACCGAGAACGTGAAGGGGATAACGATCTCTCAGTACGGTGAGCCGCTCGTCGCCGGAGTTAATGAAGTCGTGAGAATAGCCAAGGAACTTAAAGACATGTTCGACGCGAGACTCGACTTGCAAACAAACGGAACTCTTATAAAAGAGAAGGAGGTTAGAGAACTCGAGAAAGTCTTCGATTTGGTGATGATAAGCTTGGACGTTTTTGATAGAGAGAAGTACGTGAAAATAACCGGAAAAGATCACTTCAACGACGTTGTTAACGCGATAAAGCTTTGCAAAGATTCGAGCATGAAGACGATAGTTAGAAGCATACACATGCCCGGGATAAACGACGAAGACCTCATCAAACTCGCAGAATTCGTTTCCAAGCACGATTTGGAGCTTTTCGTTCAGCCATTATCTGTTTACGAAGAAGAACCACTTTTAGAGCTCGGTCTGGACATGGAGAGAGTTGAGAGCATTTACGATTTTATTAAGACAGTCGAGAAGCTTGAGGAAGTGGCGGATGTCAGAATTCCCGGCTGCTTTATATCGAACTTCAAGAGAATTTCGAAAGTTTTTGGAGAAGAGTTCGTAAAAAACATCAGGAGAAACGCTAAAGGAAGGTCTCCGGAAATGAAGAGGGAGAGGAAGTTCGTTCTTTAA
- a CDS encoding COG2426 family protein yields MKELLVILTSASPISELRGGIPLALYFGYPPLEAYLLAVFGNMVPVPIILFVLNRIEKLIEVMPIVGKIYVKCVSLAEKRKGVVEKYGYLGLTFFVSIPLPVTGAWTGTLIAFLLKMNPFKAVIFIYLGILIAGAIVLTLSLTPTVI; encoded by the coding sequence TTGAAGGAACTCCTCGTAATTCTAACTTCTGCATCCCCAATCTCAGAGCTGAGAGGTGGAATTCCTCTCGCTTTGTACTTCGGCTATCCTCCTCTTGAAGCTTATCTCCTTGCCGTTTTTGGAAACATGGTTCCCGTTCCAATAATTCTTTTTGTTCTGAACAGGATAGAAAAGCTGATCGAAGTAATGCCTATTGTTGGAAAGATTTACGTAAAATGCGTTAGCTTAGCTGAGAAAAGGAAGGGCGTCGTCGAAAAGTACGGCTACCTCGGACTTACGTTCTTCGTCTCCATTCCTCTGCCAGTAACTGGCGCGTGGACGGGAACTCTGATAGCCTTTCTGCTTAAGATGAACCCTTTTAAAGCTGTAATCTTTATTTACCTCGGAATTTTGATTGCCGGAGCGATCGTTTTAACTTTGAGCTTAACTCCTACGGTGATTTAG
- a CDS encoding ketopantoate reductase family protein, with amino-acid sequence MSSFKVQIFGAGALGSLFGALIQHAGFEVHFVARGKQLEALKKSLRVEGLRKMELKVDVSDKAVDADVTFVTVKAYDTEEAAKSLAKVDPGVVCSLQNGIGNEEILAEHLDNVVGGVTTYGANLKDFGVVVFAGEGVTYIGEFKGKGIEKVERVLKDSGINVEVVEDIKEKIWEKAVVNSVINPITAIFRVKNGEILRNEFLWEIAKKTAKESEEVAREVGYEINAVEAVKIVAEKTAENISSMLQDVMKGRKTEIDFINGVIVKEGEKRGLDVCYNSFLWRAVKAIEKVRG; translated from the coding sequence GTGAGTTCTTTTAAGGTGCAGATTTTCGGGGCGGGTGCTTTGGGATCTCTATTCGGAGCTTTAATTCAGCATGCCGGCTTCGAAGTTCACTTCGTCGCGAGGGGAAAGCAGCTCGAAGCTTTAAAAAAATCTCTGAGGGTCGAAGGGTTGAGAAAAATGGAGTTGAAAGTAGATGTGAGCGATAAAGCCGTGGATGCGGACGTTACTTTCGTAACCGTGAAAGCCTACGATACTGAGGAAGCTGCAAAGTCGCTGGCTAAAGTAGATCCGGGAGTCGTTTGCAGCTTGCAAAATGGAATAGGAAACGAGGAGATTCTGGCTGAGCATTTGGATAACGTGGTTGGAGGGGTAACTACTTACGGAGCAAACTTAAAGGACTTTGGAGTTGTCGTTTTCGCCGGAGAAGGAGTGACTTACATCGGAGAATTCAAAGGGAAGGGAATTGAGAAGGTTGAAAGAGTTTTGAAAGACTCGGGAATAAACGTTGAGGTCGTTGAGGACATAAAAGAGAAGATCTGGGAGAAGGCGGTGGTGAATTCCGTGATAAATCCGATAACAGCCATATTTAGAGTGAAAAACGGGGAGATTTTGAGAAACGAATTTCTCTGGGAGATCGCTAAGAAGACTGCTAAGGAGTCCGAAGAAGTGGCAAGAGAAGTTGGCTACGAGATTAACGCCGTGGAAGCTGTTAAAATCGTGGCTGAGAAAACGGCGGAAAACATCTCTTCCATGCTTCAAGACGTTATGAAGGGGAGGAAGACGGAAATAGACTTCATAAACGGAGTTATAGTCAAAGAAGGTGAGAAGAGAGGGCTCGACGTGTGTTACAACAGTTTTTTATGGAGGGCAGTAAAGGCGATTGAAAAGGTGAGAGGTTGA